Proteins found in one Salvia splendens isolate huo1 chromosome 10, SspV2, whole genome shotgun sequence genomic segment:
- the LOC121751087 gene encoding reticulon-like protein B9: protein MPIYSSDSDDAQSPPIPRRLFGREKPLHSLFGGGRAADILLWREKNLSAAILIGSTVIWSLFEVGEYNFITLLCYIFMTTMLILFIWSSGAGIIEWNPPQPITIPESTFRWLFAEINRFLYKFYYISCGQDLKTFFVTIAILWIISGIGNYFSSLNLLYLGFVCVMTLPALYERYQDEVDYLAGRGSRDVKKLYRKIDHRFLNKIPRGPVKDKKKY from the exons ATGCCAATTTACTCCTCAGATTCCGATGATGCACAGTCTCCTCCAATCCCAAGAAGATTGTTTGGAAGAGAAAAGCCATTGCATTCCCTTTTCGGAGGAGGGAGAG CTGCTGACATACTGCTATGGAGAGAGAAGAATTTATCAGCAGCAATATTAATTGGATCGACAGTGATTTGGTCTTTATTTGAAGTTGGAGAATACAACTTCATCACTCTTCTTTGCTATATTTTCATGACTACTATGTTAATATTGTTCATATGGTCTTCGGGTGCAGGCATAATTGAATG GAATCCTCCTCAGCCAATTACAATCCCCGAATCCACATTTCGATGGTTGTTTGCGGAAATCAATAGATTTTTATACAagttttattacatttcttgtGGGCAAGATTTGAAGACCTTCTTTGtg ACGATCGCAATTCTGTGGATAATATCGGGGATAGGAAACTACTTCAGCTCCTTGAACCTGTTATACCTTG GATTTGTTTGCGTGATGACTTTACCGGCACTGTACGAACGGTATCAAGATGAGGTGGATTATTTGGCGGGAAGAGGAAGCAGGGATGTCAAGAAATTGTATAGGAAAATTGATCACAGATTTCTTAACAAGATTCCAAGAGGCCCAGTCAAGGATAAGAAGAAATAttga
- the LOC121752342 gene encoding receptor protein kinase-like protein ZAR1: protein MLAFLAFLLFNLLNFGVVSSVNEEGVALLSFKNSITLDPEGTLSNWNTSDETPCSWNGITCNEQRVVSLSIPKKKLSGFLSSSLGSLSELRHVNLRSNRLFGGLPSDLFKAEGLQSLVLYGNSFSGVLPFEVGNLDYLITLDLSENFFNGSLPSSLVKCKRLRNLGLRQNNFSGSLPSEFGKNLVLLEKLDLSHNSFSGSIPGDLGYLSNLQGTVDLSYNKFNASIPASLGNLPEKVYIDLTYNNLSGPIPQNGALVNRGPTAFIGNPGLCGPPLKNLCLSDSEANPPSFPNLPSNYPPGKNGGGGRGLTKASIVAIIVGDVVGICLIGLLFSYCYSKICRCGKGKDESGYGFEKGRKRSKECLCFRKDESETLSENVEHCDLVPLDELVAFDLDELLKASAFVLGKSGIGIVYKVLLEDGVILAVRRLGEGGSQRFKEFQTEVEAIGKLRHPNVVTLRAYYWSVDEKLLIYDFVANGNLAAAIHGKPGLVAFTPLSWCVRLKIMKGVAKGLVYLHECSPKKYVHGDLKPSNVLLGHEMEPKISDFGLGRLANIAGGSPTLQSNRMVYEKPQRGQQSSLASDVATFASKASFGSYYRAPEVMKAVKPSQKWDIYSYGMILLEMITGKTPLIQVGTSETDLVHWMQLCIEEKRPVSDVLDPNLAQDADKEEEMIAVLKIAMACTSSSPEKRPSMRHVLDALERLPAPSEC, encoded by the exons ATGTTAGCTTTTCTTGCCTTCTTGCTTTTCAATTTGCTAAATTTTGGTGTTGTGAGTTCTGTAAATGAAGAAGGGGTAGCTCTGTTATCATTCAAGAATTCCATCACATTGGACCCCGAAGGAACTCTTAGTAATTGGAACACCTCAGATGAAACTCCTTGTTCATGGAATGGCATTACATGCAATGAACAGAGAGTTGTATCTCTCAGCATTCCCAAAAAGAAACTCTCTGGgtttctctcttcctctctaGGATCCCTTTCTGAGCTAAGGCATGTTAATTTGAGGAGTAATAGGTTGTTTGGGGGGCTGCCCTCTGATCTTTTCAAGGCTGAGGGGCTGCAAAGTTTGGTTCTTTATGGAAATTCCTTTTCTGGGGTTTTGCCATTTGAGGTTGGAAATCTTGATTATCTTATTACATTAGATTTGTCTGAGAATTTCTTTAATGGGTCATTGCCATCTTCATTGGTTAAGTGCAAGAGGTTGAGGAATCTTGGTCTTAGGCAGAATAATTTTAGTGGCTCTTTGCCTAGTGAGTTTGGAAAGAATTTGGTTTTGTTGGAAAAACTTGATCTTTCCCACAATAGCTTTAGTGGTTCTATTCCTGGTGATTTGGGCTATCTTTCTAATTTACAAGGAACTGTTGACTTGTCTTATAACAAGTTTAACGCTTCGATTCCGGCTAGTCTTGGTAACCTGCCTGAGAAGGTTTACATTGATCTCACTTATAACAATTTGAGCGGCCCAATTCCTCAGAATGGTGCTCTTGTAAACCGAGGACCTACTGCCTTTATTGGGAATCCGGGACTCTGTGGTCCTCCGTTGAAGAATCTTTGTTTGTCTGACAGTGAGGCGAATCCACCTTCGTTTCCAAACTTGCCTAGCAACTACCCTCCGGGGAAGAATGGTGGTGGTGGGAGGGGTTTGACTAAGGCCAGCATAGTTGCCATCATTGTTGGAGATGTTGTTGGGATATGTCTGATTGGGCTGCTGTTCTCTTATTGTTATTCGAAGATCTGTCGTTGTGGGAAGGGTAAGGATGAGAGTGGCTATGGTTTTGAGAAGGGGCGTAAAAGGTCAAAGGAATGCTTATGCTTTAGAAAGGATGAGTCGGAGACATTGTCTGAAAATGTAGAGCACTGTGATCTAGTGCCTCTCGATGAACTTGTGGCGTTTGATCTTGATGAACTCTTGAAGGCTTCTGCTTTTGTGCTGGGGAAGAGTGGCATAGGAATCGTGTACAAAGTTTTGCTCGAGGATGGAGTTATCTTGGCTGTGAGAAGATTGGGCGAGGGAGGTTCACAAAGGTTTAAGGAGTTTCAGACAGAGGTCGAAGCAATTGGGAAGCTCAGACATCCTAATGTAGTAACTCTTAGAGCTTATTATTGGTCTGTGGATGAGAAGCTGCTGATATACGACTTCGTAGCAAATGGGAATCTTGCTGCTGCTATCCATG GAAAGCCCGGTTTGGTAGCATTCACGCCTCTTTCATGGTGTGTGAGATTGAAGATCATGAAAGGAGTTGCAAAGGGCCTAGTTTACTTGCATGAGTGCAGTCCGAAGAAATATGTCCATGGTGATCTCAAGCCATCGAATGTGTTACTCGGGCATGAAATGGAGCCAAAAATCTCAGATTTTGGGCTAGGCCGGCTAGCTAACATAGCTGGTGGCTCTCCAACCTTGCAATCCAACCGGATGGTTTATGAGAAGCCTCAACGAGGGCAGCAGAGCAGCTTGGCCTCAGATGTTGCAACGTTTGCCTCAAAAGCTTCGTTTGGCTCCTACTACCGAGCCCCCGAGGTAATGAAAGCAGTGAAGCCATCCCAAAAGTGGGATATCTACTCATATGGGATGATCTTACTTGAAATGATCACGGGCAAGACGCCATTGATCCAAGTTGGCACGTCGGAGACGGACCTCGTGCACTGGATGCAGCTCTGCATCGAGGAAAAGAGGCCGGTCTCTGATGTCCTGGACCCGAACCTGGCTCAGGATGCTGACAAGGAAGAGGAGATGATCGCGGTTCTAAAGATTGCAATGGCGTGCACCTCAAGCAGCCCCGAGAAGAGGCCTTCGATGAGGCACGTCTTAGACGCCCTAGAGAGACTACCGGCACCCTCCGAATGTTGA
- the LOC121751413 gene encoding uncharacterized protein C24B11.05-like — protein MAHNPLCNKLRATSQKTSLLQGCGFTLTKMEGGSANGPKYECLLFDMDDTLYPLSLGINMACRKNIEEYMLHHMHIEKSEVPRLCLELYKEYGTTMAGLKVMGHEFDNDEFHAYVHGRLPYEVLKPDPVLRNLLHSMPQQKIIFTNADEAHVAQVLSRMGLEDCFHGVICFETLNPPSGPVKIKDGTVEAKDVPEMDNGTSSRKTQILCKPSVEAMEAAIRIANVDPKKTIFFDDSIRNIASGKAAGLHTVVVGRSTLVPGADHALNSIHNIKEALPEIWEDEVEHLEQIIQSSAVETVVLA, from the exons ATGGCTCATAATCCATTGTGCAACAAACTAAGAGCCACTTCTCAAAAAACAAGCTTACTTCAAG GTTGTGGTTTTACTCTTACTAAAATGGAAGGTGGAAGCGCTAATGGTCCTAAATATGAGTGCTTGCTCTTCG ATATGGATGACACTTTATACCCTTTGAGTTTGGGGATCAATATGGCCTGTCGCAAGAATATAGAAG AGTATATGCTGCATCATATGCATATTGAAAAAAGTGAGGTCCCTAGGCTGTGCTTAGAGCTGTACAAAGAGTACGGGACAACGATGGCTGGCCTTAAG GTGATGGGACACGAGTTTGACAATGATGAGTTTCATGCTTATGTTCATGGAAGATTGCCATATGAGGTGCTAAAGCCGGATCCAGTGCTACGTAACCTCCTGCATTCCATGCCCCAACAGAAAATA ATCTTCACCAATGCAGACGAAGCACACGTAGCTCAAGTGCTTAGCAGGATGGGATTGGAAGATTGCTTCCATGGTGTGATATGCTTCGAAACTCTGAACCCTCCATCAGGACCTGTTAAAATCAAGGATGGGACTGTTGAAGCTAAAGATGTACCTGAGATGGATAATGGAACCTCGAGTCGTAAGACTCAAATCCTGTGCAAGCCATCTGTGGAAGCAATGGAAGCTGCTATTCGTATAGCAAACGTTGATCCAAAGAAAACA ATATTCTTTGACGACAGCATTCGTAACATTGCAAGTGGCAAAGCAGCAGGGCTCCACACCGTAGTT GTGGGGAGATCTACTCTAGTTCCGGGTGCAGATCATGCTTTGAACAGCATACACAATATAAAAGAAGCCTTACCTGAGATATGGGAAGATGAAGTGGAGCACTTGGAGCAAATAATCCAATCTTCTGCAGTAGAAACTGTGGTCCTAGCATAG
- the LOC121751412 gene encoding uncharacterized protein LOC121751412, with amino-acid sequence MEAPPPLLPAAPPAPAPAVYADSVDSSPRSRHTDSWDTEPPPPPQKLRLMCSYGGHIVPRPHDKSLCYIGGDTRIIVIDRHTSLSDLRHRLSKTLLNNQLLSLKYQLPSEDLDSLISVTTDEDLENMVEEYDRLNSPGAAAGGLKPGRIRLFLFPQSSANIEQLLVETASTKSDDWFFNALNGKSSTMSAAASDRGFSESSSVNCLLGLDDESMGKATAAGKDSEGQIEVAKVGGNGNSGANQDVHSVPDSPMLETTSSFGSTSSSPSVANLPPIRVHVDENQKMGAVGIEDQFQQMTAGVAANVNFAATTKTDEAGSFVAAGVSAGGLVAGVPMMVGGDPPNRVISDDERSYPGGYRRVQQIQPHVQSQMQLQQQISQAQFQQKQSGGFDLASPDSASSEGGIRNPLSSQRQPVYQEQIIQIQSGNNMVAANQAELKSGDQNANKIQMQQHVQESGYVISNQYDQNHPQIHHPQQFVHSGNQYIPAGAMPYGSYYSVYPSQQQQQQHHQHQQPVLDQQPFYFVPARQPQPYNMPIQQQGYSEMAPNVPSVRPQAPAAAAATPHVAYSQQVNAPSSKLEMATGVYRTAAGATQHMVQVPSSQQHQPQYVGFTQMHHPSQMMAPSSASNSAYTYEFTDPTQAQMYFTQAMPQQFSAQYQTLTSAPQGVSPDASSHASSENMKQQQVRTMQQ; translated from the exons ATGGAGGCCCCACCACCACTCCTCCCCGCCGCTCCTCCCGCCCCGGCGCCCGCCGTCTATGCCGACTCTGTCGACTCCTCCCCCCGCTCCCGCCACACAGACTCCTGGGACACTgagccgccgcctccgccgcagAAGCTCCGTCTCATGTGCAGCTATGGCGGCCACATAGTCCCCCGCCCCCACGATAAATCCCTCTGCTACATCGGCGGAGACACTCGCATCATCGTAATTGACCGCCACACCTCCCTCTCCGACCTCCGCCACCGACTCTCCAAAACCCTTCTCAACAACCAATTGCTCTCGCTCAAATACCAGCTCCCCAGCGAGGATTTAGATTCCTTAATTTCGGTCACTACCGATGAGGATCTCGAGAATATGGTGGAGGAGTACGACCGCCTCAATAGTCCTGGGGCTGCCGCCGGCGGGTTGAAGCCTGGCCGCATCCGCCTCTTTTTGTTTCCCCAATCGTCGGCGAATATTGAGCAGCTCCTCGTTGAGACGGCGTCGACTAAATCGGATGATTGGTTCTTCAACGCTCTCAACGGTAAGTCGAGTACGATGTCGGCGGCGGCGAGTGATCGCGGATTTTCCGAGTCTTCTTCGGTTAATTGCCTACTCGGATTGGACGATGAATCGATGGGGAAGGCGACAGCGGCTGGAAAAGATTCGGAAGGTCAAATTGAAGTGGCGAAAGTTGGTGGGAATGGAAACAGTGGAGCGAATCAGGATGTGCATTCTGTTCCCGATTCTCCAATGCTCGAGACGACGTCATCGTTTGGGTCAACTTCTAGCTCGCCATCGGTGGCGAATTTGCCGCCGATTAGGGTTCATGTCGATGAGAATCAGAAGATGGGGGCCGTGGGAATTGAggatcagtttcagcagatgaCTGCGGGGGTTGCGGCGAATGTCAATTTTGCAGCGACTACGAAGACGGACGAGGCAGGGAGTTTTGTGGCGGCCGGAGTTTCTGCCGGTGGGTTGGTTGCTGGGGTACCGATGATGGTTGGTGGCGATCCCCCAAATCGGGTAATTTCTGACGATGAGAGATCATATCCTGGAGGATACAGGAGGGTACAACAAATCCAGCCACATGTACAATCACAAATGCAGCTGCAGCAGCAGATTTCTCAGGCTCAATTTCAGCAGAAACAGAGTGGTGGCTTTGATTTGGCTTCTCCAGATTCCGCTTCTAG TGAAGGAGGTATAAGAAACCCCCTATCCAGTCAGAGACAACCTGTTTATCAAGAGCAAATCATACAAATTCAATCTGGAAACAATATGGTTGCTGCTAATCAAGCTGAACTGAAATCTGGTGATCAGAATGCTAATAAGATTCAGATGCAGCAACACGTTCAAGAATCGGGCTACGTTATATCGAACCAATATGATCAGAATCATCCCCAAATCCATCATCCCCAACAATTTGTTCATTCCGGCAACCAGTATATACCCGCTGGAGCGATGCCGTATGGGTCATACTACTCTGTTTATCCTtcccagcagcagcagcagcagcaccaTCAACACCAGCAGCCCGTGCTCGACCAGCAGCCGTTCTACTTCGTCCCTGCTAGACAGCCCCAACCTTATAACATGCCTATACAGCAACAAGGTTATAGCGAAATGGCCCCAAATGTCCCTTCCGTTCGCCCTCAGGCTCCTGCTGCTGCTGCAGCCACCCCTCACGTGGCTTACAGCCAGCAAGTGAAcgctccttcctccaaactCGAGATGGCTACAGGGGTGTACAGAACGGCAGCTGGAGCTACTCAGCATATGGTGCAAGTCCCGTCTAGCCAGCAACATCAACCTCAATATGTCGGGTTCACTCAGATGCATCATCCGTCTCAAATGATGGCTCCATCTTCAGCATCTAATTCTGCTTATACGTATGAATTTACTGACCCGACACAGGCTCAAATGTATTTTACTCAGGCTATGCCGCAGCAGTTCTCTGCTCAGTACCAGACCTTGACGTCAGCACCTCAAGGCGTTTCGCCTGATGCTTCATCTCATGCTTCCTCGGAGAACATGAAGCAGCAGCAAGTTAGGACTATGCAGCAATAA
- the LOC121752580 gene encoding uncharacterized protein At4g17910-like has translation YRFVSNLTGSSKLEIFFLITNLSILVLIRRCIGFNWISNGHPKKDDNVAGGGKSFKAYVAVLLIDYLCIAMPYILYLTVLAEWTYWSTILMLLLLFCLKTFDRNRPSFLQEGAVDSIREDITSYRVSMMLVTCFSILAVDFKIFPRRHAKTETYGTGLMDLGVGAFVVANSLVSRQACGIANMTLSTGFRSTSPLIILGFARLFSTSSVNYQVHVGEYGVHWNFFFTLAAVSILTLIVNIHPKYCGILGLLILIGYQALLLCGLNLYLLSEERKSDIFSQNKEGIFSIFGYWGMYLIGVRIGSYAFFGDNADAMLETKTWTRTRVWVLCMFFWSLTLLLDWYVEATSRRMCNMAYVSLILAINLQVLAIVMMFDCVPGCKSSAMEEAFSRNMLASFLLANVLTGVVNLSIDTLSASSISALAILFAYAFILCFVVGIANYFGMVLKFW, from the exons TACAGATTCGTGAGTAACTTAACGGGATCTTCGAAGCTTGAAATTTTCTTTCTGATCACAAATCTTTCG ATTTTGGTTCTTATTAGACGTTGCATCGGATTCAACTGGATCAGTAATG GCCATCCTAAGAAAGATGATAACGTTGCTGGTGGTGGAAAGAGTTTCAAAGCCTATGTTGCAGTCTTGCTTATTGATTATCTCTGCATTGCTATGCCTTATATCTTATATCTGACT GTTTTGGCAGAATGGACTTATTGGAGCACAATCTTGATGCTTTTGCTGCTGTTTTGCCTGAAAACATTCGATAG AAATCGACCTTCATTCTTGCAGGAAGGTGCTGTGGACTCTATTAGGGAAGATATCACATCTTACAGGGTCTCGATG ATGCTTGTTACATGCTTCTCGATTTTGGCTGTTGATTTCAAGATATTTCCCAGAAGACACGCAAAAACAGAGACATATGGGACTGGCTTG ATGGATCTTGGGGTTGGCGCATTTGTGGTAGCAAATTCCTTGGTTTCACGACAAGCGTGTGGTATCGCAAATAT GACACTGAGTACTGGTTTTCGTTCAACTAGTCCGTTGATTATTTTGGGGTTTGCTCGACTTTTCTCTACTTCAAGTGTGAATTACCAG GTACATGTTGGTGAATATGGTGTCCACTGGAACTTCTTTTTCACTCTAGCTGCTGTGTCTATCCTCACATTAATTGTTAACATTCATCCAAAATATTGTGGCATACTAGGTTTATTAATCCTAATAG GTTATCAAGCCTTACTATTGTGTGGGCTGAATTTATATCTTCTTTCTGAAGAAAGGAAAAGTGACATTTTTAGCCAAAACAAGGAAGGGATTTTTAGCATATTTG GATATTGGGGTATGTATCTTATTGGTGTCAGAATTGGTAGCTATGCCTTCTTTGGAGACAATGCTGATGCTATGTTGGAAACCAAGACATGGACAAGAACTAGAGTTTGGGTTCTTTGCATGTTTTTCTG GTCACTAACGTTGCTTCTAGACTGGTATGTTGAAGCAACATCTCGCCGAATG TGCAACATGGCATATGTTTCTCTTATCTTGGCTATCAACCTCCag GTGTTAGCCATCGTGATGATGTTCGACTGTGTTCCGGGATGCAAGAGTTCAGCCATGGAAGAAGCTTTTAGTCGAAATATGCTAGCATCGTTTCTACTG GCTAATGTTCTTACAGGAGTGGTGAACTTGTCCATTGACACTCTATCAGCTTCATCGATCTCAGCTCTAGCTATCTTGTTTGCTTATGCgttcattttatgttttgttgtaGGAATAGCAAATTATTTTGGCATGGTGTTGAAGTTTTGGTAG